The following are encoded in a window of Ranitomeya variabilis isolate aRanVar5 chromosome 8, aRanVar5.hap1, whole genome shotgun sequence genomic DNA:
- the LOC143787462 gene encoding uncharacterized protein LOC143787462 yields MSSCLQFAAICSIDNNFCIQFLQASSSEGEGTQREQRGRGQDVASGRPVSQRDQGDSAIDVDLLISSIHERGPLWDSRDPRHMDQVVLRRLWAEVAKSLWDGFDSASAKDKGNFLKKLRTRWRSMKDRFNKGIRAAEEQARSGAAASKSVPYKYNRALQFLRPILVRRQTHSSTLERARPAGADLHESPSDPSQPSHSDSRLAPPSGEPAAGPSGVPLPEASGAPSFGNSRQRQRASDRPAMPEFMHLSTVFQNCFKALND; encoded by the exons atgtccagttgcttacaattcgctgccatttgtagcattgacaataatttttgtatacaatttttacaggcttcttcaagtgagggggaaggcacacagcgggagcagagaggtcggggccaagatgtggcgtcaggacggcca gtttcacaacgggaccaaggagacagtgccatagatgtggacctcctgatctccagcatccatgagcgtggcccgttgtgggacagccgtgacccccggcacatggaccaggtggtgttgaggcgtttgtgggcagaggtggcaaagtcgctgtgggatggctttgacagtgcctcagcgaaggacaaaggcaactttc ttaaaaagttgaggaccagatggcgatccatgaaggaccgtttcaataaggggatccgtgctgcggaggagcaagctcggagtggtgctgctgcgtccaagtcggtgccctacaaaTACAACAGGGCACTACAATTCCTAAGACCAATCCTtgtccgccgaca gacacacagcagcaccctcgagcgagctcgccccgcaggagctgaccttcatgaatcgccatctgacccgtcacagccctcccacagcgacagcaggcttgcaccaccatctggagaaccggcagccggtccatcaggtgttcccctgcccgaggcctctggcgcaccttcgttcgggaattcccgacagcgccagcgggcctcggacaggccagccatgcctgaatttatgcatttgagcacggttttccagaactgtttcaaggcgctcAACGATTAA